A region from the Achromobacter seleniivolatilans genome encodes:
- a CDS encoding D-amino acid dehydrogenase, which yields MPRIAIIGAGITGVTSAYALSKLGYQVTVYDRQRYPAMETSYANGGQLSASNAEVWNSSATVLKGLRWMWRKNAPLLLNPKPSWHKYSWLAQFMGQIPNYRQNTIDTTRLAIEARQHLYAMAEDEGIDFDLERRGILHIYHDAASFKTADRANKLLQEGGLERYAVSSQEARNIEPALLTDCYGGFYTPSDATGDIHKFTSGLARACERRGVKFVHDADIGNISRDSRPYVLDVRRNGGAESEQHETDAIVVCAGALSRQFARQLGDTLNIYPVKGYSISVHLDDDQSQAAAPSVSLLDEAAKIVTSRLGDRFRVAGTAEFNGFNMDIRAERVQPLIDWTRKHFPQIRTSRVVPWCGLRPMTPNMMPRVGPGKRPGVFYNTGHGHLGWTLSAATAQILAGSVERALPL from the coding sequence ATGCCCCGCATCGCCATCATTGGCGCCGGTATCACCGGCGTCACGTCTGCCTACGCCCTGTCAAAGCTGGGATACCAAGTCACCGTTTACGACCGGCAGCGCTACCCCGCCATGGAAACGTCTTACGCCAACGGCGGGCAGTTGTCGGCCAGCAACGCCGAAGTCTGGAACAGCAGCGCCACCGTCCTGAAAGGGTTGCGCTGGATGTGGCGCAAAAATGCGCCTTTGCTGCTGAACCCCAAGCCCAGCTGGCACAAGTATTCATGGCTGGCGCAATTCATGGGGCAGATTCCCAACTATCGCCAAAACACCATCGACACCACCCGGCTCGCCATTGAGGCGCGCCAGCACTTGTATGCAATGGCGGAAGACGAAGGCATAGACTTCGACCTGGAACGGCGCGGCATCCTGCACATTTATCACGACGCCGCCAGCTTCAAGACGGCCGACCGTGCCAACAAACTACTGCAAGAAGGCGGCCTGGAACGCTATGCCGTGTCCAGCCAGGAAGCGCGCAATATCGAACCCGCATTGCTCACGGACTGCTATGGCGGTTTTTACACGCCGTCCGATGCCACGGGTGACATACACAAATTCACCAGCGGTCTTGCGCGCGCCTGCGAGCGCCGCGGTGTCAAATTTGTCCACGATGCCGACATTGGCAACATCAGCCGCGACAGCCGCCCTTATGTGCTGGATGTGCGGCGCAACGGCGGCGCCGAAAGCGAACAGCATGAGACCGATGCCATCGTTGTCTGCGCGGGTGCTCTCAGCCGCCAGTTTGCCCGGCAACTGGGCGACACGCTGAACATCTATCCGGTCAAGGGCTACTCGATCAGCGTGCACCTGGACGACGATCAAAGCCAGGCCGCCGCCCCCAGCGTCAGTCTGCTGGATGAAGCCGCCAAGATCGTCACCAGCCGTCTGGGCGACCGTTTCCGCGTGGCGGGCACCGCCGAGTTCAATGGCTTCAATATGGACATCCGGGCCGAGCGCGTGCAACCGTTGATCGACTGGACCCGCAAACACTTCCCCCAGATCCGCACGTCACGCGTCGTCCCGTGGTGCGGCCTGCGCCCGATGACGCCAAACATGATGCCGCGCGTCGGGCCGGGCAAGCGGCCCGGCGTGTTCTACAACACCGGGCATGGGCATTTAGGCTGGACCTTGTCGGCCGCGACGGCGCAAATTCTGGCGGGAAGCGTGGAGCGGGCTTTGCCGCTCTAA
- a CDS encoding autotransporter domain-containing protein: protein MDNLISGSGEIYFNGTGRLTLTANNTYAGETQVSNGGTLEFGDGGLTGSAGTGRLGGASGATYIFNRSNNFLVENDIGYFGGSLVKKGAGQMTASGILGGGQGRVDIQEGALRILNNAAPTMISPGTINVQAGAAVIFDNSELLLLAENLTGQGGLKKTGTARFTYSGDGSAFSGASVVEGGELYLSNGMLGGTVTVNTGGRLQGDGRVGSTQVQSGGMLVSSGYSRLWVDGDLTLKDGATFRYYLGTAGATAGTPGTTGRTRATGDLELNGKLQVRDNGAPTLGYYRMFTYGGALRGTGLTLDTIPAGHSRDQFSIDTTQSGFVDLRVTPAGSPDTLLVWKGGSGTWGSDSMQWQADGQANWAGLWGAQHAVFKDTAGTVSVAGTQTFKGLQFVSDGWQIGSHSNGGVLQTANDGSELRVLDATSATISTPIQGSGAVDKTGRGTLVLTGTNLHSGGTRLSEGVLSVSRDANLGASAGELVFNGGALRVTGQSFAQTSRSIQWGAQGGGFDIDADGHVFTVNQALVGSGDLVKAGAGTLVLAGANAYGNTQVQAGTLVGNTDSIRGQLRNDGTVVFDQARDGSFGGDISGAGQLKKTGVGNLTLTGVSAQNWRVDRGALVASAGMLAGNVDLAAMGALHLNAAQSSNFSGVVSGNGAVTKLGAGMLSLTGDSSAFSGTTAVDEGVLSVGINGQGKLGGTVTVARDAALQGTGTVGTTVVRTGGIIAPGNSIGTLHVAGDLTLESGSVYRVEADPQSDRSDRIVVSGTANLAGSVLHVGPDGNLAGERTYTILTASQLNGTFASASSSFAFLTANLGYDNQAVTLRLDRKGMPATPNTPDSQAMRFADAANTSNQRATANALDSMSGADPLYQYVLTLPEGAPAAVFDNLSGEAHASVVSSLNNVGSIARSLPFKSLRANLDAGLAPGTATAQAGVGSPLKAALPSSAAQPAWAELVGNWQTLNGDGNASRVDQRTGGVFVGADHAVGRGWRLGGALGYTDSRVRVDANSSKADADSYSAMIYGGKAIQAGSGKLNFLVGAGYTWHDISTTRNVAAAGQLQKLTADYGASTSQLFAELGYAVPIAERAQLEPFAGLAWSDTRTRGFQESGGIAALSGEGSRNSVTTTTLGLRGQTAFSLGTTEGKLRAAAGWRHAFGDVESRARLAFDGSQPFTVSGAPLARNAAFTELGLDVAVSRSASIGITYSGQYGGGNRENAGTVGVTWRY, encoded by the coding sequence TTGGACAACCTGATTTCGGGTTCTGGTGAAATTTATTTCAATGGCACAGGGCGGTTGACGTTGACGGCCAACAATACCTACGCCGGCGAGACTCAGGTTTCGAACGGGGGCACGTTAGAGTTCGGCGACGGAGGTTTAACAGGTAGCGCAGGCACGGGGCGATTGGGTGGCGCTTCAGGCGCAACATATATCTTCAATCGCAGCAATAACTTTCTGGTTGAGAACGATATTGGGTACTTTGGCGGCAGCCTGGTCAAGAAAGGCGCAGGCCAGATGACTGCGTCGGGCATTTTGGGGGGTGGGCAAGGGCGTGTGGATATTCAGGAAGGCGCACTCAGGATACTGAATAACGCTGCGCCGACGATGATTTCTCCGGGGACGATCAACGTGCAGGCGGGGGCGGCGGTCATCTTTGACAACTCCGAACTCCTGTTGCTTGCAGAAAATCTGACGGGGCAGGGTGGCCTCAAAAAGACCGGTACGGCAAGATTTACCTATTCGGGCGATGGTTCGGCATTCTCGGGTGCAAGCGTTGTCGAAGGCGGCGAGCTGTACCTGTCGAACGGGATGCTAGGCGGGACCGTGACAGTGAACACGGGTGGACGCCTGCAGGGCGACGGTCGCGTTGGGAGCACACAGGTGCAGTCCGGGGGGATGCTGGTTAGTTCGGGCTATAGCAGATTGTGGGTCGATGGCGACTTGACGCTCAAGGATGGCGCTACGTTCCGGTACTACCTGGGCACTGCGGGGGCGACAGCTGGTACTCCGGGTACCACAGGCAGGACACGGGCGACCGGAGATCTCGAACTGAACGGCAAGCTGCAAGTCCGTGACAATGGGGCGCCAACGCTCGGCTATTACCGCATGTTTACTTACGGTGGGGCACTGCGCGGAACGGGGCTGACTTTGGACACGATCCCCGCCGGTCATAGCCGCGACCAATTCTCGATTGACACCACCCAATCTGGTTTTGTGGATCTGCGTGTGACGCCCGCAGGCAGTCCCGATACCTTGCTCGTCTGGAAAGGCGGCTCCGGCACCTGGGGATCGGACAGCATGCAATGGCAGGCGGATGGCCAGGCAAATTGGGCTGGCCTGTGGGGCGCTCAGCATGCGGTGTTCAAGGACACCGCAGGTACCGTTTCTGTAGCTGGCACTCAGACATTCAAAGGGCTGCAATTCGTATCTGACGGTTGGCAAATCGGTTCGCATAGCAATGGCGGTGTCCTGCAAACTGCCAACGACGGCAGCGAGCTGCGTGTGCTCGATGCAACGTCCGCCACGATCAGCACGCCGATCCAAGGCAGTGGTGCGGTGGACAAGACGGGGCGGGGAACGCTGGTATTGACAGGCACCAATCTGCACAGCGGCGGTACACGCCTAAGTGAAGGCGTTTTGAGTGTGTCTCGGGATGCGAACCTGGGCGCAAGTGCAGGGGAATTGGTCTTCAATGGCGGTGCCTTGCGCGTGACGGGCCAGAGTTTTGCGCAGACGTCCCGATCAATTCAATGGGGCGCGCAGGGCGGTGGTTTTGACATTGATGCAGATGGCCACGTTTTCACGGTCAACCAAGCCCTGGTGGGTAGCGGCGATTTGGTCAAGGCGGGCGCGGGAACATTGGTGCTGGCTGGGGCAAACGCCTATGGCAACACGCAAGTCCAAGCAGGCACGCTGGTAGGCAATACCGATTCGATCCGAGGCCAATTGCGCAACGATGGGACGGTAGTGTTTGACCAAGCTCGCGATGGGTCTTTTGGTGGAGACATTTCGGGCGCTGGCCAATTAAAAAAGACGGGGGTTGGCAATCTGACCTTGACAGGGGTTAGCGCTCAGAATTGGCGTGTGGATAGGGGAGCGCTTGTCGCTTCTGCGGGCATGCTGGCGGGCAACGTCGATCTGGCTGCGATGGGCGCCTTGCATCTAAATGCGGCGCAATCGTCCAATTTTTCAGGGGTCGTTTCGGGTAATGGCGCGGTGACCAAGCTGGGCGCTGGCATGCTGTCGCTGACTGGCGATAGTTCGGCATTTTCGGGGACGACGGCTGTCGACGAAGGCGTGTTGTCCGTCGGTATCAACGGGCAAGGCAAGCTGGGCGGTACGGTAACCGTGGCGCGCGATGCGGCATTGCAAGGCACGGGCACGGTGGGTACGACCGTTGTGCGGACGGGCGGCATCATCGCGCCCGGTAACTCCATCGGCACGTTGCACGTGGCAGGCGATTTGACGCTTGAATCCGGATCGGTTTACCGGGTGGAAGCAGACCCTCAATCGGACCGCAGCGACCGCATTGTTGTCAGCGGCACGGCAAACTTGGCAGGCTCCGTTTTGCATGTGGGACCGGACGGAAACTTGGCAGGCGAGCGCACCTATACGATCCTGACAGCGAGTCAGTTGAACGGCACGTTTGCCTCCGCGTCATCATCGTTCGCGTTTCTGACGGCCAATCTGGGTTACGACAACCAGGCTGTCACCTTGCGTCTTGACCGTAAAGGGATGCCGGCGACGCCGAATACGCCTGACTCTCAGGCTATGCGCTTTGCGGATGCGGCAAACACGTCGAATCAACGTGCCACGGCCAATGCGCTAGACAGTATGTCTGGGGCTGATCCGCTCTATCAATACGTGCTGACGTTGCCGGAAGGCGCGCCCGCCGCGGTGTTCGATAATCTGTCTGGCGAGGCGCACGCCAGCGTTGTCTCCAGTTTGAATAACGTTGGCAGTATCGCGAGAAGCCTGCCTTTCAAAAGTCTGCGTGCCAATCTTGACGCAGGCTTGGCGCCAGGCACAGCAACGGCACAGGCTGGCGTGGGTAGTCCTCTGAAGGCCGCATTACCTAGCTCGGCAGCACAACCCGCATGGGCGGAGCTGGTCGGTAATTGGCAAACGCTGAATGGTGACGGCAATGCGTCGCGTGTGGATCAGCGCACTGGAGGTGTGTTCGTTGGCGCTGATCACGCCGTGGGCAGAGGCTGGCGATTGGGAGGTGCACTGGGTTACACCGACAGTCGAGTTCGCGTGGATGCCAATTCGTCCAAGGCCGATGCGGACAGCTACAGCGCCATGATCTACGGCGGCAAAGCTATCCAGGCAGGGTCGGGCAAGCTCAATTTTCTTGTGGGTGCGGGATACACCTGGCACGACATCTCCACGACGCGCAATGTCGCCGCGGCTGGGCAATTGCAAAAGCTGACGGCGGATTATGGCGCCAGTACCAGCCAGCTTTTTGCCGAACTGGGTTATGCCGTGCCGATAGCGGAGCGCGCGCAGTTGGAACCCTTTGCGGGGTTGGCATGGTCAGATACCCGAACCCGGGGCTTTCAGGAGTCGGGGGGGATTGCTGCATTGAGCGGTGAGGGCAGCCGCAACAGCGTTACCACCACGACATTGGGGTTGCGCGGCCAGACCGCATTCTCCCTGGGTACGACGGAAGGAAAACTCCGAGCGGCAGCAGGCTGGCGCCATGCTTTTGGCGATGTTGAATCGCGCGCGCGCCTGGCGTTCGATGGCAGCCAACCCTTTACTGTGTCAGGCGCCCCGCTGGCTCGCAACGCGGCGTTCACGGAATTAGGGCTGGATGTGGCGGTCTCGCGATCGGCAAGCATCGGCATCACGTATAGCGGCCAGTACGGTGGCGGCAATCGTGAGAATGCCGGCACCGTGGGCGTAACGTGGCGGTATTGA
- the ampC gene encoding class C beta-lactamase: protein MRRRFMVRTGIAMLMGMVCAVAQGAAASQPADPALDAVVDQAAQAAMQEFGIPGLAIAITHQGKQRFYNYGVASRQTGVAVTSDTLFELGSISKTFTVTLAAYAQAEGKLALSDSPAKYVPELAGSDFAKLSLVHLATHTGGGFPLQVPDAVKDRAQLMAYLKAWKPQYAAGTQRTYANPSIGMLGMATANAMKQPFTTAMEQNLFPKLGLSSTYIDVPAAKMASYAQGYNQQDAPVRVNPGVLAAEAYGVKSSARDMIRFVDVNLGRTDVAPLLKQAVADTHVGYYELGDMTQDLVWEQYRYPVTLASLLSGNAGSMNRQSHAVVALNPPLAPQSATWINKTGSTNGFGGYVAFVPSKQLGIVILANRNYPNEARVKLAYRILGELDR from the coding sequence ATGCGCCGCCGCTTTATGGTTAGAACTGGGATTGCGATGTTGATGGGCATGGTTTGTGCAGTTGCGCAGGGCGCGGCAGCTTCGCAGCCTGCCGATCCGGCACTGGACGCCGTGGTGGATCAGGCTGCACAAGCGGCCATGCAGGAATTCGGTATCCCCGGGCTTGCCATCGCGATCACGCATCAAGGCAAGCAACGCTTCTACAACTATGGCGTGGCCTCGCGGCAGACGGGGGTAGCGGTCACCAGCGACACTTTGTTTGAACTGGGCTCGATCAGCAAAACCTTTACGGTGACGTTGGCCGCCTATGCGCAGGCAGAGGGCAAACTGGCCTTGAGCGATAGTCCGGCAAAGTATGTGCCGGAGCTTGCCGGTAGCGATTTTGCAAAGCTGTCACTGGTGCATCTGGCTACGCATACGGGAGGCGGTTTCCCCTTGCAAGTGCCCGATGCGGTCAAGGACCGCGCGCAGCTGATGGCGTACCTGAAAGCCTGGAAGCCGCAGTACGCAGCGGGTACGCAACGCACTTACGCCAACCCCAGCATCGGCATGTTGGGCATGGCGACGGCCAACGCCATGAAGCAGCCGTTCACCACCGCGATGGAGCAGAACCTGTTCCCGAAGCTCGGGCTGTCCAGCACCTATATCGATGTGCCTGCCGCAAAGATGGCTTCCTATGCGCAGGGCTATAACCAACAGGATGCGCCGGTGCGCGTCAACCCGGGCGTGCTGGCCGCCGAGGCTTATGGCGTGAAGAGCAGCGCGCGCGACATGATCCGTTTTGTCGACGTCAACCTGGGGCGGACCGATGTGGCGCCGCTGTTGAAGCAGGCGGTTGCGGATACGCATGTCGGCTATTACGAGCTGGGCGATATGACGCAGGATTTGGTGTGGGAGCAGTATCGGTATCCGGTGACGCTTGCCTCCCTGCTGTCCGGCAACGCGGGTTCGATGAACAGGCAGAGCCATGCCGTCGTCGCGCTGAACCCTCCGCTGGCGCCGCAATCCGCTACGTGGATCAACAAGACGGGATCGACAAATGGATTTGGCGGCTATGTGGCGTTTGTGCCGTCCAAGCAGTTGGGGATTGTGATTCTTGCCAACCGCAACTACCCGAACGAGGCGCGAGTGAAGCTGGCTTACCGGATTCTGGGCGAATTGGACCGGTAG
- a CDS encoding Zn-dependent hydrolase, translated as MSLAPATETLADLRVDGVRLWQSLMDLARIGGTEKGGVCRLALTDLDRQGRDLFVSWVEDAGCEVRVDAIGNIFARRPGRNNALPVVMTGSHIDTQPTGGKFDGNYGVLAGLEVMRTLNDAGVQTEAPLELAVWTNEEGSRFVPVMMGSGVYAGAFTLEHALSQQDREGVSVREALATVGYDGKAAVPPAQTGGVGAYFEAHIEQGPVLEAADTVIGVVTAALGQRWYDVVLTGVEAHAGPTPMPLRRDALLAASDLVLAVNQIALAHAPDARGTVGWMDVFPNSRNVIPGRVSMTVDLRAADDATLLAMDAALRAAVDAAAQSRGVTAQIEQVVYFAPQPFDPALVQFVREGARALSLSEMNVVSGAGHDAVYLARVAPAAMIFVPCKDGISHNEIEDARPDHLEAGCNVLLRAMLAQAGVAR; from the coding sequence ATGAGCCTTGCCCCCGCTACCGAAACCTTGGCCGACCTGCGCGTGGACGGCGTCCGTCTGTGGCAGTCTTTGATGGATCTGGCCCGGATCGGCGGTACAGAAAAAGGCGGTGTGTGCCGTCTGGCATTGACTGATCTGGACCGGCAAGGACGCGATCTATTCGTCAGTTGGGTCGAGGACGCAGGCTGTGAGGTGCGCGTGGATGCCATAGGCAATATTTTTGCGCGCCGTCCGGGGCGCAATAACGCCTTGCCTGTGGTGATGACGGGCAGCCATATCGACACGCAGCCTACGGGCGGAAAGTTCGATGGCAATTATGGTGTGCTGGCCGGTTTAGAGGTGATGCGCACGTTGAATGACGCCGGAGTGCAAACGGAAGCGCCGCTTGAATTGGCTGTGTGGACCAACGAAGAGGGCTCGCGCTTTGTGCCCGTGATGATGGGGTCCGGCGTGTATGCGGGCGCGTTTACGCTGGAGCACGCGTTGTCACAGCAAGACCGCGAAGGAGTGAGTGTGCGCGAGGCGTTGGCCACGGTTGGCTATGACGGCAAGGCTGCGGTGCCGCCGGCGCAAACCGGCGGCGTCGGCGCGTACTTCGAGGCGCATATCGAGCAAGGCCCGGTGTTGGAAGCCGCAGACACCGTTATCGGCGTGGTGACGGCGGCGCTGGGCCAGCGCTGGTACGACGTGGTGCTGACCGGTGTCGAGGCGCATGCCGGTCCGACGCCCATGCCGCTGCGCCGCGACGCCTTGCTCGCCGCGTCTGACCTGGTGTTGGCAGTCAACCAGATTGCGCTGGCGCATGCGCCGGATGCACGCGGAACCGTGGGCTGGATGGATGTATTTCCCAATTCCCGCAATGTGATTCCTGGCCGCGTCAGCATGACGGTGGATTTACGCGCGGCTGACGACGCGACACTGCTGGCGATGGACGCCGCCTTGCGGGCTGCCGTCGACGCTGCGGCGCAAAGCCGGGGCGTGACGGCTCAGATTGAACAGGTGGTGTATTTTGCGCCGCAGCCTTTTGATCCCGCCTTGGTGCAATTTGTGCGCGAAGGCGCTCGCGCCTTGTCCTTGTCCGAGATGAATGTGGTCAGCGGTGCAGGGCATGACGCGGTGTATCTTGCGCGTGTGGCGCCCGCGGCGATGATCTTCGTGCCGTGCAAGGACGGCATCAGCCACAATGAAATCGAAGATGCCCGCCCGGATCATCTGGAAGCAGGATGCAATGTCCTGCTGCGCGCCATGCTGGCGCAGGCAGGCGTCGCGCGGTAA
- a CDS encoding ABC transporter permease, with translation MTDSVASLGAALAVAPVTRSPGYWSNVLRRLRRDPLALTAGGIILALIIVAILAPWITPADPFQASMLKRLRPIGTEGYPLGADELGRDMLSRLMLGARLSLFMGIVPVIIAFVVGSAIGILAGYAGGWTSTLIMRVVDVFYAFPSVLLAIALSGTLGAGIFNAIVSLTIVFVPQIVRVAESVTTQVRRSDYVDAARASGASPFTIVRAHVLSNVLGPIFVYSTSLISVSMILASGLSFLGLGVRPPEPEWGLMLNTLRTAIYTQPWVAALPGVMIFITSMSFNLLSDGLRSAMEVKE, from the coding sequence ATGACGGATTCCGTTGCAAGCCTGGGCGCCGCGCTCGCTGTGGCGCCGGTGACCCGATCACCGGGTTATTGGTCCAATGTGCTGCGCCGCCTGCGGCGCGACCCGCTGGCGTTGACGGCCGGGGGCATCATTCTGGCGCTGATTATCGTTGCGATACTGGCGCCCTGGATCACGCCGGCCGATCCTTTTCAAGCCTCCATGCTCAAGCGCTTGCGCCCGATCGGTACCGAAGGATATCCGCTGGGCGCAGACGAGCTGGGGCGCGACATGCTGTCGCGTTTGATGCTGGGCGCGCGATTGTCGTTGTTCATGGGTATCGTGCCCGTCATCATCGCCTTTGTGGTGGGCAGCGCTATCGGCATTCTGGCCGGTTATGCGGGCGGCTGGACCAGTACGCTCATCATGCGGGTCGTGGATGTGTTCTACGCATTTCCGTCGGTGCTGCTGGCCATTGCGCTGTCGGGCACGCTGGGCGCGGGCATCTTCAATGCCATTGTGTCGCTGACGATTGTTTTTGTGCCGCAGATCGTGCGCGTGGCCGAAAGCGTCACCACGCAGGTGCGGCGCAGCGACTACGTGGATGCGGCGCGTGCGTCAGGCGCGTCGCCGTTCACCATCGTGCGCGCGCATGTGTTGTCCAACGTGCTGGGCCCCATCTTTGTGTATTCCACCAGCCTGATATCCGTGTCCATGATTCTGGCGTCGGGCCTGTCCTTTCTGGGCTTGGGCGTGCGCCCGCCCGAGCCGGAATGGGGTTTGATGCTGAACACGCTGCGCACGGCCATCTATACCCAGCCTTGGGTTGCGGCTCTGCCAGGCGTGATGATCTTCATTACGTCCATGTCCTTCAATCTGCTGTCTGATGGACTGCGGTCCGCCATGGAGGTCAAGGAATGA
- a CDS encoding ABC transporter substrate-binding protein: protein MQTRSIRIKSLAAALALTAAGAAATTTAHAEKVLRIGMTAGDIPRTLGQPDQGFEGNRFTGIPMYDGLTQWDLSKKDGASVLIPDLAVSWDVDAADKTKWVFKLRPGVKFHDGSDFNADAVVWNVGKVLDKSAPQFDPSQVGVTASRMPTLVSAKKIDDLTVELVTSEPDSFLPINLTNLYMASPAQWKKKLAEVPASVTDAAERSQKAWAAFAADASGTGPFKMAKFVPRERLEVVKYDQYWDDKRRPKIDRVVMLPLPEANSRTAALMSGQVDWIEAPAPDAFDAIKARGFVIYSNEQPHVWPWQLSFKEGSPWLDQRVRQAANLCVNRGELKQLLGGMMAEPKGTVPPGHPWWGNPKFDIKYDPDAARKLMADAGYSKAKPVKVKVQTSASGSGQMQPLPMNEFVQQNLKDCYFDVSFDVVEWNTLFTNWRKGAKDPSANGSDAINVSFAAMDPFFAIVRFVSTKTFPPTSNNWGYFGNAEIDGLIKDARTTFTPAERDAALAKLHARVVEEAPFVWIAHDVGPRAISPKVKGVVQPKSWFIDIATMSMD from the coding sequence ATGCAGACACGGAGTATCCGCATCAAATCCCTGGCCGCCGCGCTTGCGCTGACGGCAGCAGGCGCCGCCGCTACCACCACGGCGCATGCCGAAAAGGTATTGCGTATCGGCATGACAGCAGGGGACATTCCCCGCACGCTGGGCCAGCCCGATCAAGGTTTCGAGGGCAATCGCTTCACCGGCATTCCGATGTACGACGGTCTGACGCAGTGGGACCTGTCCAAGAAGGACGGGGCCAGTGTATTGATTCCGGATCTGGCAGTGTCGTGGGACGTGGATGCCGCGGACAAAACCAAATGGGTTTTCAAACTGCGTCCTGGCGTGAAGTTCCATGATGGGTCGGACTTCAATGCGGACGCCGTGGTGTGGAACGTGGGCAAGGTGCTGGACAAGAGCGCGCCGCAGTTCGACCCCAGTCAGGTCGGAGTGACGGCATCGCGCATGCCAACGCTGGTGTCGGCAAAAAAGATTGATGATCTGACGGTAGAGCTGGTGACGTCCGAGCCGGATTCGTTCCTGCCTATCAACCTGACCAATCTCTACATGGCGTCGCCCGCCCAGTGGAAGAAGAAGCTGGCCGAGGTGCCGGCATCGGTGACCGATGCGGCCGAGCGTTCGCAGAAGGCATGGGCCGCATTTGCCGCTGATGCCTCGGGCACGGGTCCGTTCAAGATGGCTAAATTTGTGCCGCGCGAACGTCTGGAAGTCGTCAAGTACGACCAGTATTGGGATGACAAGCGCCGTCCGAAAATTGACCGCGTGGTGATGCTGCCGCTGCCGGAAGCCAACTCCCGCACTGCCGCCCTGATGTCGGGCCAGGTCGATTGGATCGAAGCGCCCGCGCCCGATGCGTTTGACGCCATCAAGGCGCGTGGGTTTGTGATTTATTCCAATGAGCAGCCCCACGTGTGGCCGTGGCAACTCTCGTTCAAAGAAGGTTCGCCCTGGCTGGATCAGCGGGTGCGTCAGGCCGCCAATCTTTGTGTGAACCGTGGTGAGCTCAAGCAACTGCTGGGCGGCATGATGGCCGAACCCAAGGGCACCGTGCCGCCGGGTCATCCGTGGTGGGGCAACCCCAAGTTCGACATCAAGTACGACCCGGATGCTGCGCGCAAGCTGATGGCCGACGCTGGTTACTCCAAGGCCAAACCCGTCAAGGTCAAAGTGCAGACGTCGGCGTCCGGTTCGGGCCAGATGCAGCCTTTGCCCATGAACGAATTCGTGCAGCAGAACCTGAAGGACTGCTACTTCGACGTGAGCTTTGACGTGGTGGAATGGAACACGCTGTTTACCAACTGGCGCAAGGGCGCAAAGGACCCTTCCGCCAACGGCAGCGATGCCATCAACGTCAGCTTTGCGGCGATGGACCCGTTCTTTGCCATCGTGCGCTTTGTCAGCACCAAGACCTTTCCGCCCACCTCCAATAATTGGGGATATTTCGGCAACGCCGAGATCGACGGTTTGATCAAGGATGCGCGCACAACCTTCACGCCCGCAGAGCGCGACGCCGCGCTGGCCAAGTTGCATGCGCGTGTGGTGGAAGAGGCGCCGTTTGTGTGGATTGCGCATGATGTCGGCCCGCGCGCCATTTCGCCGAAGGTCAAGGGCGTGGTGCAGCCCAAGAGCTGGTTTATTGATATCGCCACGATGTCGATGGACTGA
- a CDS encoding ABC transporter permease, whose protein sequence is MLSYIFRRVVYALPIMAGVALLCFLLIHLAPGDPLVSILPPDASADLQRQLMQLYGFDRPLVEQFAGWLWRALHGDLGTSIATGRPVAGEVFKAVGNTLRLACLATVLGFIVGAFLGFVGGYYRNSVMDRIASFVSVIGVSVPHYWLGMVLVIVFSTQLMWLPPTGAGPGGSGEWTADWAHIRHMILPAVTMSVIPMGIIARTVRALVAETLSQEFVVGLRARGLTDLGVFLHVVKNCAPTALAVMGLQLGYLLGGSILIETVFSWPGTGFLLNAAIFQRDLPLLQGTILVLALFFVILNLAVDILQGLFDPRIERS, encoded by the coding sequence ATGCTGTCTTATATCTTCCGGCGCGTCGTGTACGCCCTGCCCATTATGGCGGGCGTCGCGCTGCTCTGTTTTCTGCTGATCCATCTGGCGCCAGGCGATCCTCTGGTGTCCATTCTTCCGCCTGACGCATCCGCCGATCTGCAACGGCAACTGATGCAGCTTTATGGCTTTGACCGGCCGCTAGTCGAGCAATTCGCCGGTTGGCTGTGGCGTGCGCTGCACGGCGACTTGGGCACATCTATTGCCACGGGGCGGCCAGTGGCCGGCGAAGTGTTCAAAGCCGTGGGCAACACCTTGCGGCTGGCCTGTCTGGCCACGGTGCTGGGTTTCATCGTGGGCGCTTTTCTGGGGTTTGTGGGCGGTTATTACCGCAACTCGGTGATGGACCGCATTGCGTCGTTTGTGTCCGTCATCGGTGTCAGCGTGCCGCACTATTGGCTGGGCATGGTGCTGGTCATTGTGTTTTCCACGCAGCTGATGTGGTTGCCTCCCACTGGCGCTGGACCCGGCGGTTCGGGTGAGTGGACGGCAGACTGGGCGCACATCCGGCACATGATCCTGCCCGCGGTCACGATGTCGGTAATCCCGATGGGCATCATCGCCCGCACCGTGCGCGCGCTGGTGGCAGAAACCTTATCGCAAGAGTTTGTGGTGGGCCTGCGAGCTCGCGGTCTGACCGACCTTGGCGTGTTTTTGCACGTTGTCAAAAACTGCGCGCCGACGGCCCTGGCCGTGATGGGCTTGCAGCTGGGTTATCTGCTGGGCGGGTCCATTCTGATCGAAACAGTCTTTTCGTGGCCAGGCACGGGCTTCTTGCTGAACGCCGCGATCTTTCAGCGCGATCTGCCGCTGCTGCAAGGCACGATCCTGGTGCTGGCCTTGTTCTTCGTGATCCTGAATCTGGCGGTCGACATCCTGCAAGGCCTGTTCGACCCACGTATCGAAAGGAGTTAG